Proteins encoded together in one Benincasa hispida cultivar B227 chromosome 1, ASM972705v1, whole genome shotgun sequence window:
- the LOC120074612 gene encoding pumilio homolog 5 — MATESPTRIVDRMGDRNWPSTKDVATFGSPFKNIASEELGSILERHNFHRNTSDSIPNRSGSAPPSMEGSFAAIGNLLTQQDTSLVTSLSTLCDALENCVSEEQLRSHPAYFKYYWANVNLNPRLPPPLISRENRRLVRHIGGLGKNRRLSSADDTADEFLHVSQGSLSTHQEETSEDRSSEQVSENFIEKNGAALPAKNKSFTTSQRKSLVDLIQEDFPRTPSPVYNQSLLASSSTTEQAVEDDLDAIALGVSSISISKVLESNSCSPSLEPSNVIMDPVGLIADDAPLKKSQNAEKSNRESSPQQEGSRVKNASLENAAEKSGTIGHEIPKLESRAKASSLESNRNKLDHQSYGRNHPHNFLSKQQGFPCPAPDIQSQMVPQGISHLEVGLENYSHGQHSFSTAEVQTVFHSSPLTPPLYATAAAFVAPGNPFYHNYQPSGLFSPQFNMGGYALASPLFPPFMSGYPTHGAVPLPEPSVSNFSGRTAGVSIGESIPPVGDLQHMSKLYAQPGFVYPPFVDPIHVQYGQRPIEDTYGGSAHHGQLGSRSFSHMQINSFGSQQDSNVDAYLNDNKIQSPTNGNFSLLSPRKGITGGNYGNPSNMSGIIQFSAPSLASPDSPSSPVGGVNHLGRRNEMWFPSGLVRNAGEYSGWQGQRGSNIFDDSKRHSFLEELKSSNARKFELSDIAGRIVEFSVDQHGSRFIQQKLEHCSPEEKASVFKEVLPHASKLITDVFGNYVIQKFFEHGTHEQRKELADQLAGQILPLSLQMYGCRVIQKALEVIELDQKTHLVRELDGHVMRCVRDQNGNHVIQKCIECVPSEEIGFIISSFEGQVATLSTHPYGCRVIQRILEHCSDEAQSRCIVDEILDSVYGLAQDQYGNYVIQHVLERGMCHERSQIISKLTGKFVRMSQHKYASNVVEKCLEHGDTIERELIVEEIMGHSEENDTLLAMMKDQFANYVVQKIIEICTNEQRERLLSRIRGHLQALKKYTYGKHIVARLEQLSGEESQASAA; from the exons TGCAACCTTTGGATCTCCATTTAAAAACATTGCGTCTGAGGAGTTGGGATCAATCTTAGAGAGGCATAATTTTCATAGAAATACATCAGATTCAATTCCCAATCGAAGTGGCAGTGCACCACCAAGTATGGAGGGTTCTTTTGCAGCTATCGGCAACCTGTTAACTCAGCAGGACACTAGTCTAGTCACAAGCTTGTCTACTTTATGTGATGCTTTAGAAAATTGTGTGTCAGAAGAACAGCTACGCTCACATCCAGCTTATTTTAAATACTACTGGGCCAATGTTAACTTGAATCCAAGGCTTCCTCCTCCTCTTATATCACGAGAGAATCGTAGATTAGTGCGGCATATTGGTGGATTAGGCAAAAATCGGAGATTGAGCTCTGCAGATGATACTGCCGATGAATTTTTACATGTTTCCCAAGGCTCCCTTTCTACTCATCAGGAGGAGACTTCAGAAGATAGATCGTCTGAGCAAGTTTCAGAAAACTTTATAGAGAAGAATGGCGCTGCTTTGCCTGCAAAGAACAAATCTTTTACCACAAGTCAACGTAAGAGCTTGGTTGATTTGATACAG GAAGACTTTCCTCGGACCCCTTCTCCTGTGTACAATCAATCACTTTTAGCAAGCAGTTCAACAACAGAACAAGCAGTTGAGGATGATTTGGACGCTATTGCCTTGGGTGTTTCATCTATAAGCATTTCGAAAGTACTGGAGTCAAATTCATGCTCTCCCAGCCTGGAGCCAAGCAATGTGATTATGGATCCAGTGGGGTTAATAGCCGATGATGCTCCTCTGAAGAAGTCTCAAAATGCAGAGAAATCCAACAGAGAAAGTAGCCCACAACAAGAGGGATCAAGGGTGAAAAATGCTAGTCTGGAGAACGCTGCAGAAAAATCTGGGACAATTGGGCATGAGATTCCAAAATTAGAATCTAGAGCGAAAGCATCCAGTCTTGAGAGTAATAGGAACAAACTAGATCATCAATCTTATGGGAGAAATCATCCACATAATTTTTTGTCAAAGCAACAAGGGTTTCCATGTCCGGCTCCAGATATTCAGTCCCAGATGGTTCCTCAAGGAATTAGCCATCTAGAAGTTGGACTTGAAAACTATTCACATGGACAGCATAGTTTTTCAACTGCTGAGGTGCAAACAGTATTTCATTCATCACCGCTCACTCCTCCCTTGTATGCTACGGCAGCAGCATTTGTGGCTCCAGGAAATCCATTTTATCATAATTATCAGCCATCAGGTTTATTTAGTCCTCAGTTCAATATGGGAGGCTATGCTCTGGCTTCCCCACTTTTTCCTCCGTTCATGTCTGGGTATCCTACACACGGTGCAGTTCCATTGCCAGAGCCTTCTGTTTCAAACTTCAGTGGTCGAACTGCTGGTGTTTCAATAGGGGAAAGTATTCCACCTGTGGGTGACTTACAACACATGAGCAAGCTTTATGCCCAACCTGGATTTGTTTACCCACCTTTTGTGGATCCTATTCATGTACAATATGGTCAACGTCCAATAGAAGATACTTATGGTGGTTCAGCTCATCATGGTCAATTGGGCTCTAGAAGTTTTAGTCATATGCAGATTAATTCTTTTGGTTCGCAACAAGATTCAAACGTTGATGCTTATTTGAATGATAATAAAATTCAGTCACCAACAAATGGGAATTTTAGCCTCTTGAGTCCCAGAAAAGGGATTACTGGTGGTAATTATGGAAATCCTTCTAACATGAGCGGCATCATTCAATTTTCAGCCCCATCTCTTGCAAGCCCTGATTCACCCTCATCTCCGGTAGGTGGGGTGAATCATCTAGGCCGACGGAATGAAATGTGGTTTCCTTCAGGTTTAGTTCGGAATGCAGGGGAATATTCTGGATGGCAGGGGCAGAGGGGCTCCAACATCTTTGATGACTCCAAGAGGCACTCTTTTCTTGAAGAACTGAAGTCAAGCAATGCACGAAAGTTTGAACTTTCTGATATTGCCGGGCGTATTGTTGAATTCAG TGTTGATCAACATGGGAGTCGCTTTATTCAACAGAAGCTCGAGCACTGCAGTCCTGAAGAGAAAGCATCTGTGTTTAAGGAAGTTCTTCCACATGCCTCTAAATTAATTACTGATGTTTTTGGAAATTATGTTATCCAAAAG TTCTTTGAACATGGAACTCATGAGCAGAGGAAGGAACTTGCCGATCAACTTGCTGGACAGATATTGCCTCTAAGCTTGCAGATGTATGGTTGTCGTGTGATTCAGAAG GCACTCGAAGTTATTGAACTGGATCAGAAGACACATCTCGTACGAGAACTTGATGGTCATGTTATGAGATGCGTGCGTGATCAAAATGGGAATCACGTTATACAGAAGTGTATAGAATGTGTTCCTTCAGAAGAAATTGGTTTTATCATTTCTTCTTTTGAAGGTCAAGTTGCCACACTTTCCACTCATCCGTATGGCTGCCGTGTTATCCAG AGAATTTTGGAGCATTGTTCAGATGAGGCCCAGAGTCGGTGTATAGTGGACGAAATATTGGACTCTGTTTATGGTCTTGCTCAAGACCAATATGGGAACTATGTCATTCAG CATGTTCTTGAGAGGGGGATGTGCCATGAAAGAAGCCAAATTATCAGTAAGTTGACTGGAAAGTTTGTGCGGATGAGCCAGCATAAATATGCATCAAATGTCGTTGAAAAGTGCTTGGAGCATGGTGATACGATTGAAAGAGAGCTGATAGTTGAGGAAATTATGGGGCATTCTGAAGAAAATGATACATTGTTG GCAATGATGAAAGACCAGTTCGCAAATTATGTTGTTCAGAAGATCATTGAAATATGCACCAATGAACAACGAGAGAGGCTGTTGAGTCGTATCAGAGGTCATcttcaagctttgaagaagtatACTTACGGGAAACACATAGTTGCTCGATTAGAACAGTTGTCGGGTGAAG AAAGCCAAGCGTCAGCAGCTTGA